From Coturnix japonica isolate 7356 chromosome 1, Coturnix japonica 2.1, whole genome shotgun sequence, the proteins below share one genomic window:
- the SLC10A2 gene encoding ileal sodium/bile acid cotransporter, whose protein sequence is MQAYLLSRHFNTKLLDNSTACPAVDNSTACPENATICSGTSCVLPESDFNQTLSVVLSTVLTIMLALVMFSMGCNVEIKKFLHHIKRPWGIFVGFLCQFGIMPLTAFLLSLAFSVLPIQAVVVMIMGCCPGGTASNIIAYWVDGDMDLSISMTTCSTLLAMGMMPLCLFVYTKMWTDSDAIILPYDSIGISLVALVVPVSVGVFVNHKWPSKAKKILKVGSIVGAVLIVVTAVVGGILYKGSWVITPKLWIIGTIFPAAGYSLGFFLARLAGLSWSRCRTVSLETGMQNTQLCSTIVQLSFSPEQLELMFTFPLIYSIFQLLFALMILAGYRVYIKRCVKTNADVEKTEEKDDSKSISSHAKENGGFVSDEIK, encoded by the exons atgcaggCTTACTTACTTTCTAGGCATTTTAACACCAAGTTGCTGGACAACTCCACAGCTTGTCCAGCTGTGGATAACTCCACAGCTTGTCCAGAAAATGCTACTATTTGTAGTGGCACATCTTGTGTGTTACCAGAAAGTGATTTTAACCAGACTTTGAGTGTAGTTTTAAGTACTGTTCTAACAATCATGCTGGCTTTGGTGATGTTCTCCATGGGTTGCAatgtggaaattaaaaaattcttGCACCACATAAAAAGACCCTGGGGTATTTTTGTGGGTTTCCTCTGTCAGTTTGGAATTATGCCTCTCACAGCCTTCTTGCTGTCACTGGCCTTTAGTGTGCTTCCTATTCAAGCCGTTGTGGTGATGATCATGGGATGCTGTCCTGGAGGCACAGCCTCTAACATCATCGCCTACTGGGTGGATGGTGACATGGACCTAAG CATCAGCATGACAACTTGCTCCACACTTCTTGCAATGGGGATGATGCCACTCTGTCTTTTTGTTTATACCAAGATGTGGACCGATTCTGATGCAATTATACTCCCCTATGACAGCATTG gaATTTCACTGGTAGCTCTTGTAGTTCCTGTTTCAGTTGGAGTATTTGTTAATCACAAATGGCCCAGTAAAGCAAAAAAGATACTTAAG GTTGGTTCCATAGTGGGAGCAGTTCTCATTGTCGTCACTGCTGTAGTTGGGGGAATACTCTACAAAGGCTCATGGGTTATCACACCTAAATTATGGATCATTGGTACAATATTTCCAGCAGCTGGCTATTCTTTGGGATTCTTTCTGGCTCGTCTCGCTGGTCTGTCTTGGAGCAG ATGTCGTACCGTGTCTCTGGAAACAGGCATGCAAAACACTCAGCTGTGTTCAACAATAGTACAGCTCTCCTTCAGCCCTGAACAACTTGAACTGATGTTTACTTTCCCACTCATctacagcattttccagctgttGTTTGCACTAATGATTTTAGCAG GCTACCGTGTTTATATAAAACGCTGTGTCAAAACGAATGCAGACgttgagaaaacagaagaaaaagatgattcTAAATCAATTTCATCACATGCTAAAGAAAATGGAGGATTTGTATCGGACGAGATAAAATAG